From a single Porites lutea chromosome 10, jaPorLute2.1, whole genome shotgun sequence genomic region:
- the LOC140949509 gene encoding uncharacterized protein KIAA1958-like — translation MNEKRLISTFVDHDTSVEDYVESLENRNTKEKTKRDVKLLETFLRNEKNDEREVQYIGPAELNKHLAEFIRSVRRKDGEDYEPSSLRCLVSKSVYRLNKKELKKAGRGNKDKAAVAITDEEVDILHENNLLGVSSAESLLNTVWLNNTIHFGMRGCQEHRDLCWGDVKLCKDAQGNDYPNYNERQTKTRSGVDASNVRKH, via the exons ATGAACGAGAAAAGGTTAATAAGTACGTTTGTTGATCACGATACTTCAGTCGAGGATTACGTGGAAAGTCTCGAAAACAGGAATacgaaagagaaaacgaaacgaGATGTGAAATTGCTGGAAACGTTTTTGAGAAACGAAAAGAACGACGAGCGAGAAGTGCAATACATAGGGCCAGCAGAATTAAACAAGCACCTTGCGGAGTTTATTCGTTCTGTGAGACGTAAAGACGGAGAGGATTATGAGCCTTCAAGTTTAAGATGCCTTGTTTCAA AAAGTGTTTACAGGCTAAACAAAAAAGAGCTGAAGAAAGCAGGCCGAGGCAACAAGGACAAAGCCGCCGTGGCTATCACGGACGAAGAAGTCGATATACTTCacgaaaacaatttgcttggAGTTTCTTCTGCTGAATCATTGTTGAATACTGTTTGGCTGAACAACACCATTCATTTTGGAATGCGTGGTTGTCAAGAGCATAGGGATTTGTGCTGGGGAGATGTAAAGCTTTGTAAGGACGCACAAGGTAACGACTATCCAAATTACAATGAAAGACAGACAAAAACAAGGTCTGGAGTAGACGCCTCAAACGTTCGAAAACATTAA